The Methanobrevibacter olleyae DNA window GAGCAGTGTAGAGAGCTTTTCTTTGTTTTCTTGGTTGAATTGACATTTAATCACCATAAACTTAAATTAATATGCTTGCTGCACTACCTACACTAGGCCATTTATCAGCTGCTTCTTTAGCAACAGGTCCTCTAATTTCAGAACCTTTTAATACTCCTTCAGGAGTAATAATTACTGCAGCATTATCTTCAAATTTTACACGAAGACCATCAGCACGTCTGTATTCTTTTTTCTGTCTTACAACAACAGCATTAACTACTTCTCTTCTCATATCAGCAGTTCCTTTTTTAACTGAAGCAACAACTAAGTCACCTACTCCAGCTACATCAAGTCTTCTACGTACACCTTTGAACCCTTTTACAGAAATAATTTGAATTTCACGAGCTCCGGTATTATCTACACATTGAAGTCTAGCACCAATTGGTAAAGCTTTTGTTACACTAGATGTAGTAGGTTTCATTTTAATCATCACCTTTTACTTCAACTAATACAAAATGTTTAGTTTTACTTAATGGCCTACATTCGGCAATTTTTACAGAGTCACCAACTTCAACATCAAGACAGTCAGGTTTGTGAACGTTAATTCTTGATTTTCTTTTTTCATATCTTTCATATTTTCTAATGAATTTGTAGAAACTACGTTCTACAGTAATAGTCCTTTCTGCTTTATTAGTAGTAACAACACCTTCAAGGACTTGTCCTCTAACAGATAAACTACCATGGAAAGGGCAGTTAGGATCATCACATTTAGTTTCTGGTTCCTTAACATTAAGAC harbors:
- a CDS encoding 50S ribosomal protein L14, yielding MKPTTSSVTKALPIGARLQCVDNTGAREIQIISVKGFKGVRRRLDVAGVGDLVVASVKKGTADMRREVVNAVVVRQKKEYRRADGLRVKFEDNAAVIITPEGVLKGSEIRGPVAKEAADKWPSVGSAASILI
- a CDS encoding 30S ribosomal protein S17; translated protein: MVGLNVKEPETKCDDPNCPFHGSLSVRGQVLEGVVTTNKAERTITVERSFYKFIRKYERYEKRKSRINVHKPDCLDVEVGDSVKIAECRPLSKTKHFVLVEVKGDD